One window of the Saccopteryx leptura isolate mSacLep1 chromosome 9, mSacLep1_pri_phased_curated, whole genome shotgun sequence genome contains the following:
- the MBL2 gene encoding mannose-binding protein C: MSLLPSLSLLLLSVITASCSETESCENPQKICPVVTCGFPGTNGFPGKDGHDGAKGEKGEPGQSIRGLQGPPGKLGPQGNPGPSGLPGLVGPKGDPGICPDCGPGLDLAEMKALRSELNTIKKLLLLSLGKQVGNKGFWTNGEKMSFDQVKALCTELQGSVATPRNAEENEAILAVAKGEAFLGITDMETEGHFVDLTGSKVAYLNWNKNEPNNAGNEDCVMILKEEGKWNDIGCSVSLLAVCEFPV, encoded by the exons ATGTCTCTGTTACCAtcgctctctctccttctcctgagtGTGATAACAGCATCTTGCTCAGAAACAGAATCTTGTGAGAATCCCCAAAAGATCTGCCCTGTGGTCACCTGTGGTTTTCCAGGCACCAACGGCTTCCCAGGCAAAGATGGGCATGATGGCGCCAAGGGAGAAAAGGGCGAACCAG GCCAAAGTATCAGGGGCTTGCAGGGCCCTCCTGGGAAGCTGGGGCCTCAAGGAAATCCAGGTCCCTCTGGGTTACCAGGACTAGTGGGCCCAAAAGGAGACCCTGGAATATGTCCAG attgtggccctggcctggATCTTGCAGAGATGAAAGCTCTACGATCAGAATTGAACACTATCAAAAAGC tgcTACTTCTCTCTCTGGGCAAACAAGTTGGAAATAAGGGCTTCTGGACCAATGGTGAAAAGATGAGCTTTGACCAAGTAAAAGCTCTGTGCACCGAGCTCCAGGGCTCTGTGGCCACCCCCAGGAATGCTGAAGAGAACGAGGCCATTCTGGCTGTCGCCAAGGGAGAGGCCTTCCTGGGCATCACAGATATGGAGACTGAAGGTCATTTTGTGGACCTAACAGGAAGCAAGGTGGCCTACCTAAACTGGAATAAAAATGAGCCCAACAACGCTGGTAATGAAGACTGTGTGATGATCTTGAAAGAAGAGGGCAAGTGGAATGACATTGGCTGCTCAGTCTCCCTTTTGGCAGTTTGCGAGTTCCCTGTCTGA